In Eleginops maclovinus isolate JMC-PN-2008 ecotype Puerto Natales chromosome 10, JC_Emac_rtc_rv5, whole genome shotgun sequence, the following proteins share a genomic window:
- the adgra1a gene encoding adhesion G protein-coupled receptor A1 yields MDLKRVLSFPPYPGDYLHPVVYACTAVMLLCLLVSIMTYIVHHRVIRISRNGWHTLLNFLFHTGLTFGVFAGGINQINLPFVCQIVGIVLHYASLSTMLWLTFTARNICKDVSKDPLRAHNRTGSAQTRNKPTILRFYLVSDGIPLIIVGVTAAFGMDNYGSRDDALYCWMAWEPSLGGFYAPVGFLVLVVCVYLLCTYIQLKRHPEKKYELRLLSEEQQQLSSSDSNHHCHTDTGGVSGPAGDCPPFATGVTVLANEHSFKSQLRATAFTLFLFLSTWALGALAVSLGHFLDMIFSCLYGAFCVTLGLFLLIQHCAKRDDVWHRWWACCPSKSKSEDRNGDRQSQRQELHQPQCHLSSPCSGKQPLLSPYIVPSSYITPPSQSPPTNHTGPCCVAVMSPVTAPLSPLPEQLPSPRPQTLSDELPRPALPLQSCLNDRTKSRSFNRPRPCLQDYRSHLTSTSMDGSVHSSHLDSPHAPHHLAGSPLVCHSPHPDLQLPCPSPLLDKQLASCQSLLRQNSCHSVQDSIASCHSHAHNMHDSITSCHSLLMPSHGVHSCQWHMYSSADHSSTTSCCEKPEPFTLQYQQDPDTYSSVSNTRDKEKDKLCVEEQGFPRNTLPRQGTMGRRGTIGRNRSLQEEGLFGSDGAGTIRTGPWKNETTV; encoded by the exons GATTTGAAGAGGGTGCTGTCTTTCCCTCCGTACCCCGGGGACTACCTGCACCCGGTGGTGTATGCCTGCACTGCAGTCATGCTGCTCTGCCTGCTGGTCTCCATCATGACCTATATCGTCCACCACAG GGTGATCCGCATCAGCAGGAACGGCTGGCACACACTCCTCAACTTCCTCTTTCACACAGGGCTGACATTTGGAGTTTTTGCCGGGGGCATCAATCAGATCAACTTACCTTTTGTGTGTCAAATc GTTGGCATTGTACTCCACTATGCTTCTTTGTCCACCATGCTGTGGCTGACATTTACTGCTAGGAACATTTGTAAAGATGTGTCCAAAGACCCACTCCGGGCCCACAACAGGACTGGGTCGGCCCAGACTCGAAACAAACCAACTATCCTACG GTTTTATCTCGTAAGTGATGGAATTCCTCTCATAATTGTTGGAGTTACCGCAGCATTTGGTATGGACAACTATGGCAGCAGGGATGACGCTTTGTA TTGCTGGATGGCATGGGAACCAAGCTTGGGAGGTTTCTATGCCCCTGTGGGTTTTCTGGTCTTAGTGGTCTGTGTGTATTTACTGTGCACATACATCCAGCTCAAACGGCACCCTGAGAAGAAGTACGAGCTGCGCCTTCTgagtgaggagcagcagcagctatcATCCAGCGACTCTAACCATCACTGCCACACCGACACTGGGGGGGTCTCTGGGCCTGCGGGGGATTGTCCACCATTTGCAACAGGCGTGACGGTTCTGGCCAATGAGCATTCATTTAAATCTCAGCTGCGGGCAACAGCCTTCaccctcttcctgttcctgtccACCTGGGCTTTAGGAGCATTAGCAGTATCACTTGGACATTTTCTGGATATGATATTCAGCTGCCTGTATGGGGCTTTTTGTGTCACTCTGGGACTCTTCCTTCTAATTCAGCACTGTGCTAAACGTGATGATGTGTGGCACCGCTGGTGGGCCTGTTGCCCGTCTAAGTCCAAGTCTGAGGACAGGAATGGGGACAGACAGAGCCAGAGGCAGGAGCTTCATCAGCCACAGTGCCACCTGAGCTCCCCATGCTCCGGCAAGCAGCCTCTACTCTCTCCTTACATTGTGCCCAGTTCCTACATCACACCACCTTCACAGAGTCCCCCAACCAATCACACAGGTCCATGCTGTGTGGCTGTCATGAGTCCTGTTACTGCCCCCCTCTCACCTCTCCCTGAGCAACTGCCCTCCCCTCGTCCACAGACGCTCTCTGACGAGCTCCCCCGTCCCGCCCTGCCTCTACAGAGCTGCCTTAACGACAGGACAAAGTCCCGCTCCTTCAACCGTCCACGTCCATGCCTTCAGGACTATCGCTCCCATCTGACTTCCACCAGCATGGATGGGAGTGTGCACAGTTCCCACCTAGACAGCCCTCACGCACCACACCACCTTGCTGGCTCGCCATTGGTTTGCCACAGCCCTCACCCAGACCTGCAGCTCCCCTGCCCCAGCCCTCTCTTGGATAAGCAGCTGGCTTCCTGCCAAAGCTTGTTACGCCAGAACTCCTGCCACAGCGTACAAGACTCAATAGCTTCCTGTCACAGCCATGCACACAACATGCATGACAGCATTACTTCCTGTCACAGTCTCCTCATGCCTTCTCACGGGGTGCACTCCTGCCAGTGGCACATGTACAGCTCAGCAGATCACTCCTCTACTACAAGCTGCTGTGAGAAGCCTGAGCCCTTCACCTTGCAATATCAGCAAGACCCCGACACGTACAGCAGCGTGTCAAACACAAGAGATAAAGAAAAGGATAAACTCTGCGTAGAGGAACAGGGTTTCCCAAGAAACACTCTGCCTCGGCAAGGCACTATGGGCCGGCGAGGAACCATCGGCAGGAACAGGAGCCTGCAGGAAGAAGGCCTGTTTGGGTCGGATGGAGCAGGAACCATACGGACTGGCCCTTGGAAAAATGAAACCACTGTATAG